The Flavobacterium faecale genome has a segment encoding these proteins:
- a CDS encoding exosortase F system-associated membrane protein produces MLKKIRQYKYRILLGGLAVFALILIRVFERVLFYDPFLHYFELEFNRIPLPTYDSFSLFLSLTFRYVLNSVFSLLLIYIVFKECTMIKFALVLYAVFFLVLMISMSAVLHFYETDDNFTLFYIRRFLIQPIFVLLFIPAFYYQRLSVK; encoded by the coding sequence ATGCTAAAAAAAATACGCCAGTATAAATATAGAATCCTTTTGGGTGGTCTAGCTGTTTTTGCGCTAATCTTGATTCGTGTCTTTGAGAGGGTTTTGTTTTATGATCCCTTTCTACACTATTTTGAGTTGGAGTTCAATAGGATTCCATTACCAACTTACGATTCTTTTTCGTTGTTCCTTAGTCTCACGTTTAGGTACGTGCTCAATAGTGTTTTTTCTTTACTGCTTATCTATATCGTTTTTAAGGAGTGCACTATGATCAAATTTGCATTAGTATTGTACGCTGTTTTTTTTCTAGTTCTCATGATTAGTATGAGTGCAGTTTTACATTTTTATGAAACGGATGATAATTTTACACTTTTTTACATTCGTAGATTTTTAATACAGCCCATTTTTGTTTTGCTGTTTATCCCCGCATTTTACTACCAGCGACTTTCTGTAAAATAA
- a CDS encoding DUF2126 domain-containing protein, which translates to MAVKIAISHKTTYTFDRSVKLFPHVFRLRPAAHSRTQIEGYTFKISPENHFINWQQDPFGNYQARVVFPDPVQELKVEVEVIAKLQVINPFDFFVEEYAEQFPFTYDKTLEQELTAYRQLSEESPIFLKFMEELKTNKSMPTNDFLVAINQAVYKELTYNLRMEVGVQTPEETLRKKSGSCRDFAWLLIHVLRHFGLAARFVSGYIVQLAPDQKSLDGPSGPETDFTDLHAWVEVYLPGAGWIGLDPTSGLFASEGHIPLCCTPHYESAAPVTGATGKCEVTFDFENKVTRIHEDPRVTKPYSDSQWNDIMEVGNVVEKDLIEGDVRLTMGGEPTFVSIDDYEADEWNTAADGPLKRKLAYDLALRLKHRFAFGGLLHFGQGKWYPGELFPRWQYGLYWRKDGLPLWNNDALVAKEGESNHTFHDAEKFATELTKYLGIDPQNITPTYEDPIYWALEEGKLPINLDPLKVDLKDSIQRHNLAKTLEKGLNNPSGFVLPLRKDHVADNWESCAWEFRRGNCFLIPGNSPIGLRLPLDSLPQTSKNVREAVVDRSPFEDLAPLGDYNEKVKKRYGTIIKMFQNAKLILTKKETKEKEKEKSPPAIEVNTFITAICIEERDGIIYIFLPPTDYLEDYVDLITSIENTAEKLQMPVRIEGYQPKSDYRMEKMMVTPDPGVIEVNVHPAKTWQEIVDNTTALYEEAFLSRLGTDKFMVDGRHTGTGGGNHVTLGAERPEDSPLLRRPDLLRSLITYWQHHPVLSYLFAGPFIGPTSQAPRIDEGRDEKLYEMEIAFEQIPKGQDVPYWMVDRIFRNLLTDITGNTHRTEFCIDKLYSPDSSTGRLGILELRAFDMPPHKHMNLVQNLLVRALVAKFWKQPYEKKLIRWGTELHDKFLLPHFAYLDMIDVVNDLKDSGYNFDISWFDPFFEFRYPHHGTVTIDNIQLEIRLGIEPWHVLGEELSSSGTSRFVDSSLERLQVKVSGIVPERHILLCKGCRIPLRSTGTKGEYVAGIRYKSWNPPSALHPNIGIDVPLVFDLVDTWNNKVIGGCTYFVTHPGGRSFDTLPVNSFEAESRKMSRFWDFGHTPPASMQDKDFETPANSTATSRFLVESKSDLKHDTPIELINPEYPYTLDLRHFWTAKN; encoded by the coding sequence ATGGCTGTTAAAATTGCTATTTCACATAAAACAACCTATACATTTGACCGTAGTGTCAAATTATTTCCACATGTTTTTCGGCTTCGACCAGCTGCACATTCAAGAACACAAATAGAAGGTTACACCTTTAAAATAAGTCCCGAAAACCACTTTATCAATTGGCAACAAGATCCTTTTGGAAACTACCAAGCGAGAGTTGTTTTTCCAGATCCTGTGCAAGAATTAAAGGTAGAGGTTGAAGTCATCGCAAAATTGCAAGTCATCAATCCGTTTGATTTTTTTGTTGAAGAATATGCCGAGCAGTTTCCGTTTACTTATGACAAAACATTAGAACAAGAACTTACTGCATACAGACAATTGTCTGAGGAGAGTCCGATATTCTTGAAGTTCATGGAAGAATTGAAGACCAACAAATCAATGCCAACCAACGACTTTTTGGTTGCAATAAACCAAGCCGTATACAAAGAGCTTACTTATAATTTACGAATGGAAGTTGGAGTGCAAACTCCCGAAGAAACACTACGTAAAAAGAGTGGATCCTGTCGTGACTTTGCATGGTTACTTATACATGTGTTACGCCATTTTGGCCTTGCCGCACGTTTTGTATCTGGTTATATAGTTCAACTAGCACCCGACCAAAAATCACTTGACGGCCCATCTGGTCCCGAAACTGATTTTACCGATTTACATGCTTGGGTAGAAGTTTACTTACCTGGAGCCGGATGGATTGGACTAGATCCTACCTCTGGACTTTTTGCCAGTGAAGGTCATATTCCGTTGTGTTGCACACCTCATTATGAGAGCGCAGCGCCAGTAACAGGTGCGACCGGAAAATGCGAAGTAACGTTTGATTTTGAAAATAAAGTTACGCGCATACACGAAGATCCTAGAGTTACAAAACCATATTCTGACAGTCAATGGAATGACATCATGGAAGTCGGAAACGTTGTAGAAAAAGACTTAATCGAAGGCGATGTTCGACTAACAATGGGAGGCGAACCTACCTTTGTATCTATTGATGATTACGAAGCTGATGAGTGGAATACTGCCGCTGACGGCCCATTAAAAAGAAAGTTAGCTTATGATTTGGCACTACGTCTAAAACATCGTTTTGCCTTTGGTGGCTTACTCCATTTTGGACAAGGAAAATGGTATCCAGGAGAACTTTTTCCACGTTGGCAATACGGATTGTACTGGAGAAAAGACGGATTACCTTTATGGAACAATGATGCTTTGGTTGCCAAAGAAGGTGAATCTAATCACACTTTTCACGATGCCGAAAAATTCGCTACTGAACTAACAAAATACTTAGGAATTGACCCTCAAAACATCACTCCTACTTATGAAGATCCAATTTACTGGGCGCTTGAAGAAGGTAAATTACCAATCAACTTGGACCCGTTAAAAGTTGATCTAAAAGATTCAATTCAACGACACAATCTAGCTAAAACTCTTGAAAAAGGCTTAAATAATCCTTCTGGATTTGTATTGCCTTTGCGTAAAGATCATGTTGCAGATAACTGGGAAAGTTGTGCATGGGAATTCAGACGTGGGAATTGCTTTTTGATTCCCGGAAACTCACCAATTGGTTTACGACTACCCTTAGACTCCTTACCTCAAACATCCAAAAATGTTAGAGAAGCAGTAGTTGACAGAAGTCCGTTTGAAGATTTAGCGCCATTAGGTGACTACAATGAAAAAGTTAAAAAAAGGTACGGAACTATCATTAAGATGTTTCAAAATGCTAAATTAATTTTAACTAAAAAAGAAACCAAAGAGAAAGAAAAAGAAAAAAGTCCTCCTGCAATTGAGGTAAACACTTTTATCACTGCGATTTGTATCGAAGAGCGTGACGGAATTATTTACATCTTCCTTCCGCCAACAGACTACCTAGAAGATTATGTAGATTTAATCACGTCGATTGAAAATACAGCAGAAAAATTACAGATGCCTGTTCGAATAGAAGGGTACCAACCAAAATCAGATTACCGCATGGAAAAAATGATGGTAACTCCAGATCCTGGTGTAATTGAAGTCAACGTGCACCCTGCAAAAACATGGCAAGAAATTGTAGACAATACAACAGCTTTGTATGAAGAAGCCTTTTTGTCTCGTTTGGGTACCGACAAATTCATGGTAGACGGTCGCCATACCGGTACTGGTGGAGGAAACCACGTGACCTTGGGTGCAGAAAGACCCGAAGACAGTCCGCTATTGCGTAGACCTGATTTGCTACGAAGTTTAATCACCTACTGGCAGCACCATCCTGTATTGAGTTATTTATTTGCTGGACCTTTTATTGGGCCAACAAGTCAAGCGCCTCGTATTGATGAAGGCCGTGATGAGAAATTGTACGAAATGGAAATCGCATTCGAACAAATTCCGAAAGGACAAGATGTTCCTTATTGGATGGTAGATCGAATATTCCGAAACTTACTAACTGATATAACAGGAAACACACACAGAACTGAGTTTTGTATAGACAAATTATATTCGCCAGATTCCTCTACAGGACGATTGGGGATTTTGGAGCTTCGTGCCTTTGACATGCCACCGCACAAGCACATGAATTTGGTACAAAATTTATTAGTCCGTGCCTTGGTAGCTAAATTTTGGAAACAACCTTACGAGAAAAAACTAATACGTTGGGGAACTGAATTGCATGACAAATTCTTATTACCGCATTTTGCGTACTTGGATATGATTGATGTGGTTAACGACCTAAAAGATTCTGGATATAATTTTGACATTTCGTGGTTTGATCCATTTTTCGAATTCAGATACCCGCACCATGGAACCGTAACTATTGACAATATTCAATTGGAAATACGCCTCGGAATCGAACCTTGGCATGTATTAGGAGAAGAACTATCAAGTTCTGGAACCTCCCGTTTTGTAGATTCATCATTGGAAAGGCTGCAAGTAAAAGTATCAGGTATTGTACCCGAACGACATATTTTGTTATGTAAAGGATGTAGAATTCCGTTGAGAAGTACGGGGACAAAAGGAGAATATGTTGCCGGAATACGTTATAAATCATGGAATCCGCCATCTGCTTTACATCCAAATATAGGCATCGACGTTCCACTGGTTTTTGACCTTGTTGACACTTGGAATAATAAAGTGATTGGTGGTTGTACCTATTTTGTAACACATCCTGGTGGTCGTAGTTTTGACACTTTGCCTGTAAACAGTTTTGAAGCAGAGTCTAGAAAAATGAGTCGTTTTTGGGATTTTGGACACACACCTCCAGCATCTATGCAAGACAAAGATTTTGAAACGCCTGCCAACAGCACTGCAACTTCAAGATTTTTGGTCGAATCAAAATCAGACTTAAAACATGATACTCCAATTGAGTTAATTAATCCTGAGTATCCTTATACTTTAGATTTAAGACATTTTTGGACGGCAAAAAACTAA
- a CDS encoding energy transducer TonB, giving the protein MKKLLLALLFIPTLFFAQDKFENKIYLDSLWHESTESNYKYYRIVADYDASTELYLIKDYYKSGVLQMEGHSKTKNNGSKEGEFTFYYENGQKKTVNNFLKSRKTGKEIQWHENGQKKSEGEYADSKKGFSNQFRMNQYWDVDGNHLIIDGTGLYENKGENFFDKGWYKNGMKDGEWTGQYNKDKTYTETYKKGELVSGVSKDKNGTAYHYTELESRPLPLRGINDFYKHIGKNFHITKEYESLNGKIFTTFIVDKDGQIVEPKTIKSLNETLDAEAIRVISSYERWIPAKQRGQYVRVLYSIPITLMGRK; this is encoded by the coding sequence ATGAAAAAATTATTACTTGCACTTCTGTTTATTCCTACGCTCTTTTTTGCCCAAGATAAATTTGAAAACAAAATCTACTTGGACTCACTTTGGCATGAATCTACCGAAAGCAATTATAAATACTATAGAATTGTAGCAGATTATGATGCTTCAACGGAATTATACCTTATCAAAGACTATTACAAATCTGGCGTTTTACAGATGGAAGGACATTCGAAAACTAAAAATAATGGTAGCAAAGAAGGCGAATTCACCTTTTACTATGAAAACGGTCAAAAAAAAACCGTTAATAACTTCCTTAAATCTAGAAAAACAGGAAAAGAAATCCAATGGCATGAGAATGGTCAAAAAAAATCAGAAGGAGAATATGCTGATTCTAAAAAAGGTTTCAGTAATCAATTTCGAATGAACCAATATTGGGACGTAGATGGTAATCACCTAATAATTGACGGAACGGGACTATACGAAAACAAAGGAGAGAACTTTTTTGACAAAGGCTGGTACAAAAACGGAATGAAGGATGGAGAATGGACCGGTCAATATAACAAAGATAAAACGTATACGGAAACATACAAAAAAGGCGAATTAGTATCCGGTGTTAGTAAGGACAAAAATGGGACAGCGTATCATTATACCGAACTCGAAAGTAGACCATTACCCCTGAGAGGAATAAACGACTTTTACAAACACATTGGAAAAAACTTCCATATTACAAAAGAATACGAATCATTAAACGGAAAAATATTCACCACCTTTATTGTAGATAAGGACGGCCAAATTGTAGAACCAAAAACTATAAAATCATTAAATGAAACATTGGATGCAGAAGCTATTCGGGTAATTAGTAGTTATGAGCGATGGATTCCGGCCAAACAAAGGGGGCAATATGTGCGAGTCTTATACTCAATACCCATTACATTAATGGGAAGAAAGTAA
- the xrtF gene encoding exosortase family protein XrtF encodes MKYYLLQYKPFLLFLLKFFLTYGILTFLYQGYLNSFGFDKIDGITQAVGRNTKQLLDLFGAPFSFDKNENESYLRLFYDGKYVARIIEGCNSVSVLILFVSFVVSFSGTLKATLLFLFGGVALIYILNAVRIAVLCVLLFYFPEQEAFLHRIFFPLFIYGFVFLLWILWISNFSKYAKKNTPV; translated from the coding sequence TTGAAATATTATCTCCTACAATATAAGCCCTTCCTATTGTTCTTATTGAAGTTTTTTTTGACCTACGGAATTTTAACCTTCTTGTATCAAGGCTATTTAAATAGTTTTGGGTTTGATAAAATTGATGGCATTACGCAGGCTGTTGGGCGCAACACAAAGCAACTTCTGGATCTTTTTGGAGCTCCTTTTTCATTCGATAAAAATGAAAACGAATCCTATTTGAGGCTGTTTTATGATGGAAAATATGTGGCCCGAATTATTGAAGGTTGCAATAGTGTGAGTGTTCTTATTCTTTTCGTTTCTTTTGTAGTGTCATTTTCGGGTACATTAAAAGCAACGCTTTTATTTCTCTTTGGCGGTGTTGCACTTATTTATATTCTAAATGCAGTACGTATTGCGGTACTCTGTGTGTTGCTGTTTTATTTCCCGGAGCAAGAAGCCTTTTTACATCGCATTTTTTTTCCGCTTTTTATATACGGGTTTGTGTTTCTACTATGGATACTGTGGATTTCTAATTTTTCAAAATATGCTAAAAAAAATACGCCAGTATAA
- the rpsO gene encoding 30S ribosomal protein S15 has translation MYLTKEVKEEIFAQHGGKTNTGKAEAQIALFTFRISHLTEHLKKNRHDYNTERSLVLLVGKRRSLLDYLKKKEINRYREIIKVLGIRK, from the coding sequence ATGTATTTAACTAAAGAAGTAAAAGAAGAAATCTTCGCACAACACGGAGGAAAAACAAACACTGGAAAAGCAGAAGCACAAATCGCTTTGTTTACTTTCAGAATCTCTCACTTAACTGAGCACTTGAAAAAAAATCGTCATGATTATAACACAGAGCGTTCATTAGTATTACTAGTAGGTAAAAGAAGATCTTTACTAGATTACTTGAAAAAGAAAGAGATCAACAGATATCGTGAGATTATCAAAGTATTGGGTATCAGAAAATAA
- a CDS encoding GAF domain-containing protein, with product MTFQELEPKVIAITTDATHTRDEKLLAICTLLNENIDYYNWVGFYFANHETKTLHLGPYIGAETDHTVIPFGKGICGQVAESNANFVVPDVAAQDNYIACSFTVKSEIVVPLFVDGKNIGQIDIDSHVIDPFTADDERFLEFVNVQVAQLFA from the coding sequence ATGACATTTCAGGAATTAGAACCTAAAGTAATCGCTATTACGACAGATGCTACACATACAAGAGACGAAAAACTTTTGGCTATTTGCACACTTTTAAATGAGAATATTGATTACTACAACTGGGTTGGGTTTTATTTTGCAAATCACGAGACCAAAACTTTGCACCTAGGCCCGTATATAGGAGCAGAAACAGATCATACGGTTATTCCGTTTGGAAAAGGGATTTGCGGACAGGTAGCAGAATCAAATGCAAACTTCGTTGTTCCAGACGTCGCAGCTCAAGACAATTACATCGCTTGCAGTTTTACAGTAAAGTCAGAAATTGTAGTTCCATTATTTGTAGACGGAAAAAACATAGGACAAATTGATATTGACAGCCACGTAATTGATCCTTTTACCGCTGATGATGAACGTTTTTTGGAATTTGTAAACGTACAGGTAGCCCAACTTTTCGCTTAA